A genomic stretch from Desulfotignum balticum DSM 7044 includes:
- a CDS encoding enoyl-CoA hydratase-related protein: MTDTPDLLIKEEKNQAVILTLNRPAVMNCLNFDLLYALRDEIDALQFSDTIRSVIITGAGEKAFCAGADLKERATLTQDQVKQFIVTIRNLLTAIQNLKMPVISAVNGIALGGGTEIALASDIRIASDTAVMGLTETRLAIIPGGGGTQRLPRIIGVSKAKELIFTGRRVDAKEALAIGLVNATAPPEKLMNTCLDMAAMIAETGPIAVEMAKYAIDKGIETDLATGLAIESNAYRVTIPTEDRIEGLTAFKEKRKPVYKGK, encoded by the coding sequence ATGACTGATACACCTGATCTGCTCATCAAAGAGGAAAAAAACCAGGCCGTTATTCTCACCTTGAACCGGCCCGCCGTGATGAACTGTCTGAACTTTGATCTGCTGTATGCCCTCAGAGACGAAATCGACGCTTTGCAGTTCTCTGATACGATCCGAAGCGTGATCATTACCGGGGCCGGAGAAAAAGCGTTCTGCGCCGGGGCCGACCTCAAGGAACGCGCCACCCTCACCCAGGACCAGGTCAAACAGTTCATCGTGACCATCCGAAATCTGTTGACGGCGATCCAGAACCTGAAAATGCCCGTGATCAGTGCCGTCAACGGCATTGCCCTGGGCGGGGGCACGGAAATCGCCCTGGCATCGGATATCCGCATCGCATCCGACACGGCCGTGATGGGACTCACGGAAACCCGGCTGGCCATCATCCCGGGCGGGGGCGGCACCCAGCGTCTGCCCCGGATTATCGGGGTGTCCAAGGCCAAGGAACTGATTTTCACCGGCCGGCGGGTGGATGCCAAAGAAGCCCTGGCCATCGGTCTGGTGAACGCAACAGCCCCCCCGGAAAAACTGATGAATACCTGCCTGGACATGGCCGCCATGATCGCCGAGACCGGTCCCATTGCCGTGGAAATGGCCAAGTACGCCATTGACAAAGGCATTGAGACGGACCTGGCCACAGGCCTTGCCATCGAGTCCAATGCCTACCGGGTCACCATCCCCACTGAAGACCGCATCGAAGGTCTCACCGCGTTCAAAGAAAAACGCAAACCCGTTTATAAAGGAAAATAA
- a CDS encoding acyl-CoA dehydrogenase family protein — protein MDFDLTKEQEMIRKEVRKFAQKEIAPVAGDLDEKEAFSADLTRKMGEIGLFGMFVSENYEGQAMDYISYIIAVEEIARIDGSQAATIAAGNSLGIGPIYYFGTEEQKKKYLPKLCAGEGLWGFGLTEPTAGSDAGGSKTTAVLDNDEWVINGSKIFITNAACDMTMGVTVQAVTGTRDNGKPEYSCILVESGTPGFKAVPMHKKMMWRASNTAELYFDDVRVPKENILGKKGDGFHQMLATLDGGRLSIGAMGLGGARGAYDLALKYAKEREQFGQPISKFQAVAFKLADCAMEIECARNLLYKACWLKSNHRPFEKEAAMGKLYCSEVMSRVVDHAVQIHGGYGLMKEYHVERFYRDQKLLEIGEGTSEVQRLVISRHIGC, from the coding sequence GTGGATTTTGACCTTACCAAAGAGCAGGAAATGATTCGTAAGGAAGTCAGAAAGTTTGCCCAGAAGGAGATCGCCCCAGTGGCCGGGGATCTGGACGAAAAAGAGGCATTTTCCGCTGACCTGACCCGGAAAATGGGAGAAATCGGTCTTTTCGGCATGTTTGTTTCTGAAAACTACGAAGGCCAGGCCATGGATTACATCTCATATATCATTGCCGTGGAAGAGATCGCCCGCATTGACGGGTCCCAGGCCGCCACCATTGCTGCCGGCAACTCTTTGGGGATCGGCCCCATCTACTATTTCGGCACGGAAGAACAAAAGAAAAAATACCTGCCCAAACTGTGTGCCGGGGAAGGGTTGTGGGGATTCGGGCTCACGGAACCCACGGCCGGCTCGGATGCCGGAGGCAGCAAAACCACGGCCGTCCTGGACAACGATGAATGGGTGATCAACGGGTCCAAAATTTTCATCACCAACGCGGCCTGTGACATGACCATGGGCGTGACGGTGCAGGCAGTCACCGGGACCAGGGACAATGGCAAACCTGAATATTCCTGTATCCTGGTGGAAAGCGGCACACCCGGATTCAAAGCCGTGCCCATGCACAAAAAAATGATGTGGCGGGCCTCCAACACGGCGGAACTGTATTTTGACGATGTCAGGGTGCCCAAAGAAAACATTCTGGGCAAAAAAGGGGACGGATTCCACCAGATGCTGGCCACCCTGGACGGGGGCCGGCTGTCCATCGGCGCCATGGGTCTAGGCGGTGCCCGGGGGGCCTATGACCTGGCGTTGAAATACGCAAAGGAAAGAGAACAGTTCGGCCAGCCCATATCCAAATTCCAGGCCGTGGCGTTTAAACTCGCAGACTGTGCCATGGAGATTGAATGCGCCAGAAACCTTTTGTACAAAGCCTGCTGGCTGAAATCCAATCACAGGCCTTTTGAAAAAGAGGCGGCCATGGGCAAGCTTTACTGTTCCGAAGTGATGAGCCGGGTGGTGGACCATGCCGTGCAGATCCACGGGGGGTACGGCCTGATGAAAGAATACCATGTGGAACGGTTTTACCGGGATCAGAAACTGCTGGAAATCGGGGAAGGCACCTCCGAGGTTCAGCGTCTTGTCATCTCGAGACACATCGGCTGCTGA
- a CDS encoding universal stress protein, which translates to MEFKKIMNPVDGSSHSINSTRYAIDLAKKFDSHILLLHCHARFPVVLSEPYFQQAIDEIMKSSEDLIKPFEEMLEKAGVSYETRILEGTPGTHIAEAARIEKMDLIVMGSRGVSDLAGLFLGSVAHQVLNKAECPVFITK; encoded by the coding sequence ATGGAATTTAAAAAGATAATGAATCCTGTGGACGGGTCTTCCCATTCCATTAATTCGACCCGGTATGCCATTGATCTGGCAAAAAAATTCGACTCCCACATTCTTCTGCTGCATTGTCATGCCCGATTTCCTGTGGTGCTGTCGGAGCCTTATTTTCAGCAGGCCATCGATGAAATCATGAAATCATCCGAAGACCTGATCAAACCCTTTGAAGAGATGCTTGAAAAAGCCGGGGTGTCCTATGAGACACGAATTCTGGAGGGAACGCCGGGTACGCACATTGCGGAAGCGGCCAGAATTGAAAAAATGGATCTGATCGTCATGGGGTCCCGGGGCGTGTCGGATCTGGCCGGGCTGTTTTTGGGCAGTGTGGCCCATCAGGTGCTCAATAAAGCCGAATGCCCGGTGTTCATAACCAAATAA
- a CDS encoding adenosine-specific kinase, protein MELKTLAIENPESLNFILGHAHFIKTVEDIHEAIICTVPNARFGVAFCEASMECLVRHSGTDEGLIQLARDNAYALSAGHTFIIFMRDMFPINILNTIKNVPEVARIHCATANPVEVILAQTDQGRGILGVIDGFSSKGIETDADIEKRKGFLRMIGYKQ, encoded by the coding sequence ATGGAACTGAAAACCTTGGCCATTGAAAACCCGGAATCACTGAATTTCATTTTAGGCCATGCCCATTTCATTAAAACCGTCGAAGATATCCACGAAGCCATCATCTGTACCGTTCCCAATGCCCGGTTCGGGGTGGCGTTTTGTGAGGCATCCATGGAATGCCTGGTCCGGCACAGCGGCACGGATGAGGGACTGATTCAGCTGGCCCGGGACAATGCGTATGCGTTGTCCGCCGGCCATACATTCATCATTTTCATGCGGGACATGTTCCCCATCAACATTCTCAACACCATCAAGAACGTGCCGGAAGTGGCAAGGATTCACTGTGCCACGGCCAACCCTGTGGAAGTCATTCTGGCTCAAACCGATCAGGGCCGGGGCATTTTAGGGGTGATTGACGGATTTTCATCCAAAGGCATTGAAACAGATGCGGATATTGAAAAACGCAAAGGATTTTTGCGCATGATCGGATACAAACAATAA
- a CDS encoding TetR/AcrR family transcriptional regulator, protein MTKDRKNKQRVADPEVPTQIKNPDLVRERRRHIIDSTVTLFITHGYHKTTTRMIAKAAGFSIGSLYEYVSSKEDLLYLVCKTIHEEVQKAVEEALADNTGDKAVLARVLRRYFKVCDNMADHILLMYQVTQFLPKKWQERVLTNELNITDIFITTLNQMSGKNNFPVLDDEIVNLVGHNISVLGQMWAFRRWHLQKQFTIEQYTAIQTDFILGLIF, encoded by the coding sequence GTGACAAAAGACCGGAAGAACAAACAACGGGTAGCGGACCCTGAGGTCCCCACCCAGATCAAGAATCCCGATCTGGTCAGAGAACGCCGCCGTCATATCATTGACTCCACGGTCACATTGTTTATCACCCATGGATACCATAAAACCACCACCCGCATGATCGCCAAGGCCGCCGGATTTTCCATCGGCTCTTTGTATGAATATGTCAGCTCCAAGGAAGATCTGCTTTACCTGGTTTGCAAAACCATCCACGAAGAAGTGCAGAAGGCCGTGGAAGAGGCTCTGGCCGACAACACCGGGGACAAAGCCGTGCTGGCCCGGGTGCTTCGCCGCTATTTCAAGGTTTGTGACAACATGGCCGACCATATTCTGCTCATGTATCAGGTAACCCAGTTTTTGCCGAAAAAATGGCAGGAACGGGTGTTGACCAATGAATTGAACATCACGGATATTTTTATCACCACCTTGAATCAGATGTCCGGCAAAAACAATTTTCCCGTGCTGGATGACGAAATCGTTAATCTTGTGGGACACAACATCTCCGTGCTCGGACAGATGTGGGCCTTCCGCCGCTGGCATCTGCAAAAGCAGTTCACCATTGAGCAGTATACCGCCATCCAGACCGATTTTATTCTCGGACTCATATTTTAA
- the icmF gene encoding fused isobutyryl-CoA mutase/GTPase IcmF, translating into MTQETQPYTPKHAIKIVTATSLFDGHDAAINIMRRILQDTGAEVIHIGHNRSVKEVVDAAIEEDAQGIAVSSYQGGHMEYFKYMKDLLDEQGASHVRIFGGGGGVIIPAEMDELHAYGITRIYSPEDGAKMGLQGMINDMMRAMDGPGVDFDQLEFDRLNVDNKLTVARFISAVQEAGANDPDRLKQILAALAPKVESGNIPVIGLTGTGGAGKSSLTDELIIRILRDLPEMTIAVISCDPSRRKTGGALLGDRIRMNAIDNDRVYMRSLATRRSQTELPESLPHAVTVARAAGFDMILVETAGIGQGDSRVVDLVDLSVYVMTAEFGAPSQLEKIDMLDYADIVVVNKYEKKGAEDAIRDVRKQVQRNRKAWDKDPKELPVFGTIASKFNDDGLTAFYHALLNLINQKKNKGFTSSIPETGVKESSSKTIIIPGERTRYLAEIADTVRQYHLDTRNQADAVRERWHLASALELLDTGTDSPDQALARLKQALEEAQNQVEPQTDDLITAYTASSKAFEKDEFVYQVRDREFRVPLYTKSLSHSKIPKIARPGFSDPGDQYQWMRKENFAGQFPYTAGVFPLKRADEDPTRMFAGEGGPADTNRRFKLLSSSYPAKRLSTAFDSVTLYGFDPDRRPDIYGKIGTSGVSICTLEDVKVLYDGFDLCAPNTSVSMTINGPAPMMLAMFLNTAIHQQMDKFKKEHGRKPDEKEAADIRAFALSTVRGTVQADILKEDQGQNTCIFSIEFALKMMGDIQQYFIDHQVKNFYSVSISGYHIAEAGANPITQLALTLANGFTYVEYYLSRGMHIDEFAPSLSFFFSNGMDPEYTVIGRVARRIWAVAMRYKYRGNDKSQKLKYHIQTSGRSLHSQDIQFNDIRTTLQGLCAIYDNCNSLHTNAFDEAITTPSAESVRRALAIQLIINREWGLAKNENPLQGSFIVDELTDLVEEAVLVEFERITERGGVLGAMETGYQRGKIQEESMYYEHLKHSGKLPLIGINTFEDPDANYADMANHLELSRSTEEQKNAQLERLDAFKAAHEDAREAALKRLQQTALNGGNMFEELMETVKVCSLGTITGALYEVGGKYRRNM; encoded by the coding sequence ATGACTCAGGAAACTCAGCCCTATACCCCGAAACACGCCATTAAAATCGTCACTGCCACCTCTTTATTTGACGGCCATGATGCGGCCATCAATATCATGAGGCGGATTCTTCAGGACACGGGCGCCGAAGTCATCCATATCGGACACAACCGGTCCGTCAAAGAGGTGGTGGATGCCGCCATTGAAGAAGATGCCCAGGGCATTGCCGTTTCCAGTTACCAGGGCGGACACATGGAATATTTCAAATACATGAAAGACCTGCTGGATGAACAGGGGGCTTCCCATGTCAGGATTTTCGGCGGCGGCGGCGGGGTGATCATTCCGGCGGAAATGGACGAGCTGCACGCGTATGGCATCACCCGGATCTATTCGCCGGAAGACGGCGCCAAAATGGGTCTCCAGGGTATGATCAACGATATGATGCGGGCCATGGACGGGCCGGGTGTGGATTTTGATCAGCTGGAATTCGACCGGCTGAATGTGGACAACAAGCTCACCGTTGCCCGGTTCATCTCCGCCGTCCAGGAGGCCGGTGCCAATGATCCGGACCGGCTGAAACAGATCCTGGCAGCCCTGGCCCCGAAAGTTGAATCCGGAAATATCCCGGTCATCGGCCTGACAGGCACGGGCGGGGCCGGCAAATCCTCTTTAACCGACGAGCTGATCATCCGGATTCTCCGGGACCTGCCTGAAATGACCATTGCCGTGATCTCCTGTGATCCCTCCCGCCGCAAGACGGGCGGGGCCCTTCTGGGAGACCGGATCCGCATGAATGCCATTGACAACGACCGGGTCTACATGCGGTCTCTGGCCACACGCCGCTCCCAGACCGAACTGCCCGAATCCCTGCCTCACGCCGTGACAGTGGCCCGGGCCGCCGGGTTTGACATGATTCTGGTGGAAACGGCCGGCATCGGCCAGGGGGATTCCCGGGTGGTGGACCTGGTGGATCTGTCCGTGTATGTGATGACGGCGGAATTCGGGGCCCCGTCCCAGCTGGAAAAAATCGACATGCTGGATTATGCGGATATCGTGGTGGTGAACAAATATGAGAAAAAAGGGGCGGAAGACGCGATCCGGGATGTCAGAAAACAGGTGCAGCGCAACCGCAAAGCCTGGGACAAGGACCCGAAAGAGTTGCCGGTCTTCGGCACCATTGCTTCCAAGTTCAATGATGACGGGCTCACCGCTTTTTATCATGCCCTGCTTAATTTGATCAACCAGAAGAAAAACAAAGGGTTTACCTCGTCCATTCCTGAGACCGGGGTCAAAGAGTCTTCCTCTAAAACCATCATCATTCCGGGGGAGCGCACCCGGTACCTGGCCGAGATCGCAGACACGGTCCGGCAGTATCACCTGGACACCCGGAACCAGGCCGATGCGGTGCGGGAACGCTGGCATCTGGCATCGGCCCTGGAATTGCTGGACACGGGAACCGACAGTCCGGACCAGGCCCTGGCCAGGCTGAAACAGGCCCTGGAAGAAGCGCAAAATCAAGTGGAACCACAAACCGATGACCTGATCACCGCATACACGGCCAGCAGCAAGGCCTTTGAAAAAGATGAATTTGTCTACCAGGTCAGAGACAGGGAGTTCCGGGTGCCGTTGTACACAAAATCGCTGTCCCATTCAAAGATTCCCAAGATCGCCCGGCCCGGATTTTCCGATCCCGGAGACCAGTACCAGTGGATGAGAAAAGAAAATTTTGCCGGTCAGTTTCCCTATACGGCCGGGGTGTTTCCGTTGAAACGGGCGGATGAGGATCCCACCCGGATGTTTGCCGGCGAAGGCGGACCGGCTGATACCAACCGCCGGTTCAAGCTGCTGTCTTCCTCTTATCCGGCCAAGCGCCTGTCCACGGCTTTTGATTCCGTGACTTTGTACGGATTTGACCCGGACCGGCGCCCGGATATCTACGGCAAGATCGGCACCTCCGGGGTGAGTATCTGTACCCTGGAAGACGTCAAGGTCTTGTATGACGGGTTTGACCTGTGCGCCCCCAACACCTCCGTGTCCATGACCATCAACGGCCCGGCCCCCATGATGCTGGCCATGTTCCTGAACACGGCCATTCATCAGCAGATGGATAAATTCAAGAAAGAACACGGCCGGAAACCCGATGAAAAGGAAGCCGCCGACATCCGGGCGTTTGCATTGTCCACCGTGCGGGGCACGGTCCAGGCCGACATACTCAAAGAAGACCAGGGACAGAATACCTGTATCTTTTCCATTGAATTTGCCCTGAAAATGATGGGGGATATCCAGCAGTATTTTATCGACCACCAGGTGAAAAATTTTTATTCCGTGTCCATTTCCGGATACCACATTGCCGAAGCCGGGGCCAACCCCATCACCCAGCTGGCCCTGACCCTGGCCAACGGGTTCACCTATGTGGAATATTACCTGTCAAGGGGCATGCATATCGATGAATTCGCCCCGTCCTTGTCATTTTTCTTTTCCAACGGCATGGATCCGGAATACACGGTCATCGGCCGGGTGGCCCGGCGCATCTGGGCCGTGGCCATGCGGTACAAGTACAGGGGAAACGACAAGTCCCAGAAACTCAAATACCACATCCAGACCTCGGGCCGGTCCCTTCATTCCCAGGATATCCAGTTCAATGATATCAGGACCACGCTCCAGGGGCTGTGTGCGATTTACGACAACTGCAACTCCCTGCACACCAATGCCTTTGACGAGGCCATCACCACCCCGTCTGCGGAATCCGTACGGCGGGCCCTGGCCATCCAGCTGATCATCAATAGAGAATGGGGCCTGGCCAAAAACGAAAACCCGCTTCAGGGATCGTTTATCGTGGATGAACTCACGGATCTGGTGGAAGAAGCCGTGCTGGTGGAGTTCGAGCGTATCACGGAGCGGGGCGGGGTTCTGGGGGCCATGGAAACCGGTTACCAGCGGGGCAAGATCCAGGAGGAGTCCATGTACTACGAGCACCTCAAACATTCGGGCAAACTGCCCTTGATCGGCATCAACACCTTTGAGGATCCGGATGCAAATTATGCGGACATGGCCAATCACCTGGAACTGTCCCGGTCGACGGAAGAACAGAAAAACGCCCAGCTGGAACGGCTGGATGCGTTTAAGGCGGCCCATGAAGATGCCCGGGAAGCCGCGTTGAAGCGGCTGCAACAAACCGCTTTGAATGGCGGTAATATGTTTGAAGAACTCATGGAGACGGTGAAGGTCTGTTCTTTGGGGACCATTACCGGGGCGCTGTATGAGGTGGGGGGCAAGTACCGCCGGAACATGTAA
- a CDS encoding acetyl-CoA C-acetyltransferase — translation MQNAVIVSAVRTPLGSFGGTLSTLGATDLGGMVIKEAITRAGIESSRVDECIMGMVLPCGYGQNPAKQAVVKAGLPWEVEAITVNKVCGSSLKAVMLAAQAIQCNDAEVVVAGGMETMSMAPYYMEKARWGHRMGPGRIEDHMIHDGLWDIVNDFHMGMSNELCSERWEVSREDQDRYAAESYRRANEAVASGRFKDEIMPVSVPRRKGDPIIFDTDECPQETSFERLSNMKPAFKKEGKGTAGNASIISDGASAVVVMSEEKARELGCPVMAKIGAQASFGIDMKYVLMAPIYAIPKVLKKEGIKINDIDLFEINEAFSGSSAGINKVLELDPAIVNVNGGSVALGHPIGASGTRVLTTLLYEMQKRDVHQGLASLCLGGGEAVALVVHR, via the coding sequence ATGCAGAACGCAGTCATCGTCAGTGCCGTCCGAACGCCTCTGGGCAGTTTCGGCGGGACGTTGAGTACTCTGGGCGCTACGGATCTGGGAGGGATGGTAATCAAGGAAGCCATCACCCGGGCCGGCATTGAATCTTCCCGGGTGGACGAATGCATCATGGGCATGGTGCTGCCCTGCGGCTACGGCCAGAACCCGGCCAAGCAGGCCGTGGTCAAGGCCGGACTGCCCTGGGAAGTGGAAGCCATTACCGTGAACAAGGTGTGCGGATCATCTCTGAAAGCCGTGATGCTGGCGGCCCAGGCCATCCAGTGCAATGATGCGGAGGTGGTGGTGGCCGGCGGCATGGAGACCATGAGCATGGCCCCGTATTACATGGAAAAGGCCAGGTGGGGGCACCGCATGGGGCCCGGCCGTATCGAAGACCACATGATCCATGACGGGCTGTGGGACATTGTCAATGATTTCCACATGGGCATGTCCAATGAACTGTGTTCCGAGCGCTGGGAGGTATCCAGAGAGGACCAGGACCGGTATGCGGCGGAATCCTACCGCCGGGCCAATGAAGCCGTGGCTTCCGGACGGTTCAAAGATGAGATCATGCCTGTGAGCGTGCCCCGGCGCAAAGGGGACCCCATCATATTTGACACGGATGAGTGTCCCCAGGAAACCTCGTTTGAGCGGCTGTCCAACATGAAGCCAGCATTTAAAAAAGAGGGCAAAGGAACGGCCGGCAATGCATCCATTATTTCCGACGGTGCGTCTGCCGTGGTGGTCATGAGCGAGGAAAAAGCCAGGGAACTGGGATGCCCGGTCATGGCGAAGATCGGGGCCCAGGCCTCTTTTGGTATTGACATGAAATATGTGCTCATGGCCCCGATTTATGCCATTCCCAAAGTATTGAAAAAAGAAGGTATCAAGATTAATGATATCGATCTGTTCGAGATCAACGAGGCGTTTTCCGGATCTTCTGCCGGCATCAACAAGGTGCTGGAACTGGATCCGGCCATCGTGAACGTTAATGGCGGGTCCGTGGCCCTGGGCCACCCCATTGGTGCGTCCGGGACCCGGGTTTTGACCACGTTATTGTATGAAATGCAAAAACGCGATGTGCATCAGGGCCTGGCCTCTCTGTGTTTAGGCGGCGGTGAAGCCGTGGCCCTGGTGGTACATCGCTGA
- a CDS encoding 3-hydroxybutyryl-CoA dehydrogenase: MDINTFGVIGAGQMGNGIAQVAAAAGLSVIMSDIKQEFCDNGMATITKNLDRMVKKEKIKDADKTAILGRITTTTDLNDMAKVDFLVEAAVEREDLKFNIFKDLDRICPEHVILSTNTSSIPIGRIAAQTSRPDKVIGMHFMNPVPVMKLVEVIRSIATSDETFDITWKLSEKFGKTPAEASDYPGFIANRILLPMINEAVFCLYQGVGKAEDIDTVMRLGMNHPMGPLALADLIGLDTCLAIMETLYDGFKDSKYRPCPLLRKYVEVGWLGRKTGKGFYDYQ; this comes from the coding sequence ATGGATATAAATACATTTGGTGTGATCGGTGCCGGCCAGATGGGCAACGGCATTGCCCAGGTGGCAGCGGCTGCCGGCCTGTCAGTGATCATGAGTGATATCAAGCAGGAATTTTGTGATAACGGCATGGCAACCATCACCAAAAATCTGGACCGGATGGTCAAAAAAGAAAAGATCAAAGACGCGGATAAAACCGCCATTCTGGGTCGGATTACCACCACCACGGATCTCAATGATATGGCCAAAGTGGATTTTCTGGTGGAAGCCGCTGTGGAGCGCGAAGATCTGAAGTTCAATATTTTCAAGGACCTGGACAGAATCTGTCCGGAACATGTGATTTTGTCCACCAACACCTCGTCCATTCCCATCGGCCGGATCGCGGCCCAGACCTCCCGGCCGGACAAGGTCATCGGCATGCATTTCATGAACCCCGTGCCCGTGATGAAGCTGGTGGAAGTGATCCGGAGCATTGCCACGTCCGATGAGACCTTTGACATCACCTGGAAACTGTCTGAGAAATTCGGCAAAACCCCTGCTGAAGCCAGTGATTATCCGGGGTTCATCGCCAACCGGATTTTGCTGCCCATGATCAATGAAGCCGTGTTCTGTCTGTACCAGGGCGTGGGCAAAGCAGAAGATATCGACACGGTGATGCGCTTAGGCATGAATCATCCCATGGGTCCTTTGGCCTTGGCGGACCTCATCGGTCTGGATACCTGCCTGGCCATCATGGAAACTTTGTACGACGGATTTAAAGATTCCAAATACCGGCCCTGCCCGTTGCTCAGAAAATATGTGGAAGTGGGCTGGCTGGGAAGAAAGACCGGCAAGGGCTTTTATGACTATCAATGA
- a CDS encoding M24 family metallopeptidase yields MTINDQLCHIVPGKELSARIRDLQIRLKNQGLDGALVIQKADLFYYTGTTQNGWLYVPEDGDAVFMVFKSVERAKAEARLPVIPVLSPKKIPDILSQQGLGLPETLGLELDVLPAAQYLMFKEIFNTSHIQDVSFEIRSQRAVKSEFEIQCMQRAGLMADRVAEQVTQLIRPGMPEIELAGLLEAYARKLGHQGLIRMRLWDNHLFYGHIMCGAAAAVPGAFASPTAGAGLNPSIGQGPGRDVIRPNEPVLVDYVFSLDGYLADHTRIFSLGPLPDDLQKAHEAMLTIQESVRTAAVPGAVTGDLYDQMIAMADDLGYGDFFMGAFHPKIRFTAHGLGIELDEFPFIAKGQTQTLVPGMTLALEPKVVVPGKGVVGIENTWVVTDAGLDRLTRFPDAVCVV; encoded by the coding sequence ATGACTATCAATGATCAATTGTGTCATATTGTTCCAGGTAAAGAATTGTCCGCCCGGATCCGTGATTTGCAGATCCGGTTAAAAAACCAGGGCCTGGACGGGGCCCTGGTGATCCAGAAAGCCGATCTGTTTTACTACACGGGCACCACCCAGAACGGATGGCTGTATGTGCCGGAAGACGGGGATGCCGTATTCATGGTGTTTAAAAGTGTGGAGCGGGCCAAAGCGGAAGCCCGTTTGCCCGTGATCCCGGTGCTGAGTCCGAAAAAAATTCCGGACATTCTCTCGCAACAGGGCTTGGGGTTGCCTGAAACCCTGGGGCTGGAACTGGATGTGCTCCCGGCAGCCCAGTATCTGATGTTTAAAGAGATTTTCAATACATCGCATATCCAGGATGTGTCTTTTGAGATCCGGTCCCAGCGGGCCGTGAAATCCGAATTTGAAATTCAATGTATGCAGCGGGCCGGGCTGATGGCGGACCGGGTAGCGGAACAGGTCACACAACTGATCCGGCCCGGCATGCCGGAGATCGAACTGGCCGGGCTTCTGGAAGCTTATGCCAGAAAACTGGGCCACCAGGGATTGATCCGCATGCGGTTGTGGGACAATCATCTGTTTTACGGGCATATCATGTGCGGTGCGGCTGCGGCCGTGCCGGGCGCGTTTGCCTCTCCCACGGCCGGTGCCGGGCTCAATCCCAGTATCGGCCAGGGCCCGGGCCGGGATGTGATCCGGCCCAACGAACCCGTGCTGGTGGATTATGTGTTTTCCCTGGACGGATATCTGGCGGATCATACGCGGATTTTTTCTTTGGGACCGCTGCCCGATGACCTGCAAAAAGCCCATGAAGCCATGCTGACCATTCAGGAATCCGTTCGAACCGCAGCCGTGCCCGGGGCTGTGACAGGGGATTTGTATGATCAGATGATTGCCATGGCCGATGATCTGGGATATGGCGATTTTTTCATGGGCGCGTTCCATCCGAAAATCCGGTTTACCGCCCATGGATTGGGCATTGAACTGGATGAATTCCCCTTTATTGCCAAAGGGCAGACCCAGACCCTGGTACCGGGGATGACCCTGGCGTTGGAACCCAAGGTGGTGGTGCCGGGCAAAGGGGTGGTGGGAATTGAAAACACCTGGGTTGTCACGGATGCCGGGCTGGATCGCCTGACCCGGTTCCCGGATGCCGTGTGTGTGGTTTGA